AGAGCAGGGACCCACAGAGGTGTAGCCGGAGCCAAAGATGATCAGATAGGTAATGAATTATATGCCCAGTGTGTGTCTGGTTAAAATTTATCTCCACAGTAATAGCATCTAAGATGAGAAACTATCATGAGTTAAGGTTAATATTGTTCTAAACCTTTTCATGAGATTCAGGTACCATTTTGTTCATTTTATACAATTTAATACCAAtatgaaaataaatgaattacaatgATAATTGCTTTGCAAAGGGTATTTTATTTTCTGAAATATGTTCTCAGAATAATATCTTGCTTATTGAGCATAAACTAGAAGTCCCTCATGCGCCTGAAGGACCCGATCATTGAGTTGTAGCCGCCCCAGTCACTATATCTCCTGTATTCCCCGGGTCTCAGGAAGTACTGTCGGCCTCTGTAGCTGGGCTGTTCATAGAAGATCCAGTAACCATCCATCACCTGACAGGAGTGGATGTCATGGTGACGGAAACGATCGTAGACAGAGGGACAGTCGTccatgaattccatcatctgCCCTGTAAAGTCAGGCCTCTCGTAAATCCTCATCCTGTAGGTGCCTCCTCGGTACTGGAATAGAGGATTTTAATGTATACTTAATACAGTATAATCATGTCAAAAATGTGTATAATATACTGTGGATATTATATATAGATGCAGTAGTACCAAgcctctgtaatgatcaataattaATTATATTTCAGGATTATCCTCAATGAAATAATATGGAGAAAATTTATCTCTACATTGGGGACAGTTAAACTATAGACAATTGTGATTAAGATTGATATAGTTCACTGTTTCTACTGGAGACAGTGAAGAACTACACAATTTCATAAAtacatattaaaaataaattattggcTATTGATCACATGAAAGGTATTTTAAGGATGTTAATGCATCCTCAATGTAATCACATGAAAGCGTGTATGACAGAATTATGTTTCCGAAGTAAAGGCATCTTTTGCATATCTAAAAAGTTTAATACCTGGTTGAAGAGCGAGCTCTGGAGTTTTGAAGACAGTATTACCAAAAAGAACAAAGTTTTAAGAATTTAGCTCCACTTAGAGATAACATGAGTCACTTAACATAAAAGTTGTGTTAAAAGATGCACGTAAGTGCTGGTCTGTGTCTGTAAATAAGGTGGTTTCTTCATATAAAAGAGATTGCAAATTGATCTGTATACTTAGAACCTGACTTCTTTATTGGTTAGTGTTACCTGACTAAAGTGAACCTGCTCATCTTGCAAGTATTTGCACATTATGGGAGAGGACAAATTGTTTCAACATAGAGCGAACATGGAATCAATCAACCTACTTCCGTGCTTTAATCTCA
The Hemitrygon akajei chromosome 5, sHemAka1.3, whole genome shotgun sequence DNA segment above includes these coding regions:
- the LOC140728309 gene encoding gamma-crystallin S-1-like, which encodes MGKIIFYEDRNFQGRHYECSSDCADLSPYFSRCNSIRVDSDWWVLYEKPNYMGYQYVLSRGEYPDYQRWMGFNDCVKSCRSYPSYRGGTYRMRIYERPDFTGQMMEFMDDCPSVYDRFRHHDIHSCQVMDGYWIFYEQPSYRGRQYFLRPGEYRRYSDWGGYNSMIGSFRRMRDF